In Romboutsia lituseburensis, a genomic segment contains:
- a CDS encoding flavodoxin family protein: MSKNILVLSGSPRKGGNSDILCNQFVMGAKESGNKVEKIFISNKKIGYCTGCYACEKTGKCAQKDEMADILEKMIKADVIVMATPVYFYSLDAQIKTLIDRTVARYTEINNKEFYFIATAAVNSKAALERTIECFRGFTDCLEGAKEKGVIYGTGAWEKGDIKSSDAMKEAYEMGKNI, encoded by the coding sequence ATGAGTAAAAATATATTAGTTTTATCAGGAAGTCCAAGAAAAGGGGGAAATTCTGATATACTTTGTAATCAGTTTGTAATGGGAGCAAAAGAATCTGGAAATAAAGTAGAAAAGATATTTATAAGTAATAAAAAAATAGGATACTGTACAGGATGTTATGCCTGTGAGAAAACTGGTAAATGTGCACAAAAAGATGAAATGGCTGATATATTAGAAAAAATGATTAAAGCAGATGTAATTGTAATGGCAACACCAGTGTATTTCTATTCACTAGATGCACAGATAAAAACGTTAATAGATAGAACCGTTGCAAGATATACAGAAATAAATAATAAAGAATTTTATTTTATAGCTACAGCAGCAGTAAATAGCAAAGCGGCACTTGAAAGAACCATAGAATGTTTTAGAGGATTTACTGATTGCCTAGAAGGAGCAAAGGAAAAAGGCGTTATATACGGAACAGGAGCTTGGGAAAAAGGCGATATAAAAAGTAGTGACGCAATGAAAGAAGCATATGAAATGGGGAAAAATATATAA
- a CDS encoding 1-deoxy-D-xylulose-5-phosphate synthase has product MSLNILNKINNPKDLKILSREELHTLSTEIRDVLIKRVSTTGGHFGPNLGMVEATIALHYVFNSPVDKFVYDVSHQSYTHKILTGRKEAFTNPEKFKTVTGYTEPKESEHDFFTVGHTSTSISLACGLAKGRDVVGGKENIVAIIGDGSLSGGEAYEGLNNAAASGKNIIILVNDNDMSIAENHGGLYQNLALLRESEGKAEHNFFKSFGFDYHFVKDGNDIDSLIETFKKVKDTDHPVVIHMHTVKGKGYDDAEVNKEAFHWVMPFDLETKAPLFSGEYVKSYGDITSDFLVEKARKDKSIVGITAATPNIVGLAGLRNEFKDQYVDVGIAEEHAIALASGIAKRGGKPVASFISSFIQRTYDQLSQDLAINNNPATILVNWGGISGGDVTHLGLFDIPLISNIPNIVYLAPTTKEEHIAMMEWAIEQDNHPVAIRVPNMEVVSTGIEVEPNFDELDKYVKVEEGSEVAIIGLGAFFHLGKKVSNRLKETGINATLINPRFITGVDEELLNELQDNHKVVITLEDGILNGGFGEKISRFYSDKNMRVLNFGADKEFTDSVALEVLYERYHLTEELIVADIEKVLEDIKTLA; this is encoded by the coding sequence ATGAGTTTAAATATTTTAAATAAAATCAACAATCCAAAAGATTTAAAAATACTATCGAGAGAAGAATTACATACATTATCAACAGAGATAAGAGATGTATTAATAAAAAGAGTAAGTACAACAGGTGGTCATTTTGGACCAAACTTAGGTATGGTAGAAGCAACTATAGCACTTCACTATGTGTTTAATTCACCAGTAGATAAGTTTGTATACGATGTATCTCATCAATCATATACACACAAAATATTAACTGGAAGAAAAGAAGCATTTACAAATCCTGAAAAGTTTAAAACTGTTACAGGATACACTGAACCTAAAGAAAGTGAACATGACTTCTTTACAGTAGGTCATACATCAACTTCAATAAGCTTAGCTTGTGGATTAGCAAAAGGAAGAGATGTAGTAGGTGGTAAGGAAAATATCGTTGCTATAATAGGTGATGGTTCTCTAAGTGGAGGAGAAGCTTACGAAGGATTAAACAATGCAGCAGCATCGGGAAAAAATATAATAATATTAGTAAATGACAATGATATGTCTATAGCCGAAAATCACGGAGGATTATACCAAAACTTAGCTTTACTTCGAGAAAGTGAAGGAAAGGCAGAGCATAACTTCTTTAAATCATTTGGATTTGACTATCACTTTGTTAAAGATGGAAATGATATTGATTCATTAATAGAAACTTTTAAAAAAGTTAAAGATACTGATCATCCAGTAGTAATTCATATGCACACTGTAAAAGGTAAAGGATATGATGATGCAGAAGTAAACAAAGAAGCATTCCACTGGGTAATGCCATTTGATTTAGAAACTAAAGCACCATTATTTAGTGGTGAATATGTTAAATCTTATGGAGATATAACAAGTGATTTCTTAGTAGAAAAAGCAAGAAAAGATAAAAGTATAGTAGGAATAACTGCAGCTACGCCAAATATAGTTGGATTAGCTGGACTTAGAAATGAGTTTAAAGATCAATATGTAGATGTTGGGATAGCTGAAGAACATGCAATAGCACTTGCATCAGGTATAGCTAAAAGAGGTGGGAAACCAGTAGCATCATTTATAAGTTCATTTATACAAAGAACTTATGATCAACTATCTCAAGACCTTGCAATAAATAATAACCCAGCAACTATATTAGTTAACTGGGGAGGGATAAGTGGTGGTGATGTAACTCACTTAGGATTATTTGATATACCTCTAATATCAAATATACCAAACATAGTATACTTAGCACCTACAACTAAAGAAGAACATATTGCTATGATGGAATGGGCTATAGAACAAGATAATCACCCTGTAGCTATACGTGTTCCGAATATGGAAGTTGTATCAACAGGAATTGAAGTTGAACCTAACTTTGATGAACTAGATAAATATGTAAAAGTTGAAGAAGGTAGCGAAGTAGCAATAATAGGGCTTGGCGCATTCTTCCACTTAGGTAAAAAGGTATCTAATAGATTAAAAGAAACTGGAATAAATGCTACATTAATAAACCCAAGATTTATAACAGGAGTAGATGAAGAGTTATTAAATGAATTACAAGATAACCATAAGGTAGTAATAACATTAGAAGATGGAATACTTAATGGTGGATTTGGTGAAAAAATATCAAGATTCTACTCAGATAAAAATATGAGGGTTTTAAACTTTGGTGCTGATAAAGAGTTTACTGATAGTGTAGCTTTAGAAGTATTATATGAGCGTTATCATTTAACTGAAGAGTTAATAGTAGCAGATATAGAAAAAGTACTTGAAGATATAAAAACTTTAGCTTAA
- a CDS encoding NPCBM/NEW2 domain-containing protein has protein sequence MKKKISAVVAVSMIATNISPVINAYANEVVKDNVKLTEAKEIREAQIKKFDLKSYSNFEEYNSKFRVNTDEIKTISNNGGKYASSSIDRAIDNNLSTHWETGKPNSEIFKNEVVIEFNNLETIDRIAYATRQDGAKGKGFPNAFEVYSSITGKDEDFKLVSTGSHSTTGDMMEFKFDTITTKKVKFVFKEANQGWASASEFWFYKEDKIIDKLSQIFKDDNMNQVSEEFNTMEKLNAFEEEAKTHPLYNNFREDIENAKLILENRDVNFVNAKVSPFINFGDVRLPKYDSSFKVSSDKIASITTNGGHYGSSNIEKAIDSDVNTSWHSGKQNSDTHTNEVILTLDKVTTLNRIVYTAPQSTYRGFAESFDIYASTTSKGDTFKLVSSGVASKTKDSVEIKFNPTEFRRVKFVFKKGYENWALASEFGLYYQDEVKDKVEDLFTNNLYNELKKEYNSIEVIEKLEKEANNHPLKDTLIEKINIAKDILNNKQQTIKIVEAEQHGNMEKHARETLKFGFGSNNQPTGVLAKPGDKLVVYVEAEQGKPLPKIFFSQQEGSWASWGRTVDLKPGKNIITVPKVSQEANYGHKVVSGGPVYLINPYTEQEQGKAPIIRFESGAELFPYFDENTNEKEFIGFLKEYKSKVDADIKANPDVANRQVIDTFEFKTEHMFFTGTASGAYEAYINKGVKPLDTIKSWNNYMKVLFKYYGLDGNNEYDDPKYIRENIRLAQPWGYMYAAGDHIGVQGDVMTKLCIPFEDRNSSNWGISHEIGHRMDMQKRLYGESTNNMLALYMDYYYDLQPGNSVPYEKIYENVMSENSNEFVTGEYFERIAPFWQLELYYPGYWAEFNSYYRERDKDITILSGDKQEESKTKHIVEFSSEILGVDLSEYFARHGFPVTDEVKSEMAAKYKKPDKKLWYLNDKLVKYNGQGFVDGVQTKLNLSSENEKIKLKFSVTENGKDDLLGYEILKNGEVIGFTEKEYFVDEASDLTKNDKYTVIAYDRRLNTNSPVTLNSQGPNLIVNQNNITIKLNEEFNPSDYFTATDYNGNNIKSDVKIIKNNINTNKHGEYDLVLEVESNGCKIIENIKVNVVSNYEYLSDLEVVSSKVGYGKLEKDKSPDGRTITLLNNGNNITYKKGIGAHANSEVVYNVENKGYDYFESNIGIDQSRKGKNSSATFEVYVDGEKKYSSKTFKADTNVEHIKVDIKGAKEVKLVTTDANDSNSNDHTIWGEAKFTTNNSKPSLTIPESIATKIGEPININEEFSAIDVEDGDITKKVEVTGEIDFNKSGKYIQTYKVSDSNGNEVTKTRAIYVVNMEDSEYLSDYNWKSANIGWSSIKKDKAVSGNAIRLTNVDNKEVSYQKGIGTHATSNIIYDLTDIDASYFTSYIGVDRQMFGTVGSVEFKVLLDGKEVYTSGLMKSKDVQKYVEINIAGSKELKLVVTDGNNGIGSDHANWADAKLHFAKEGTSNEVVN, from the coding sequence ATGAAGAAAAAAATATCAGCAGTAGTAGCAGTATCAATGATAGCTACTAATATTTCACCAGTGATTAATGCGTATGCAAATGAGGTAGTAAAAGACAACGTAAAACTTACAGAAGCAAAAGAAATACGTGAAGCTCAAATTAAAAAGTTTGATTTAAAGAGTTATTCAAATTTTGAAGAATATAACTCAAAATTTAGAGTAAACACAGATGAAATAAAAACAATCTCTAATAATGGAGGAAAATATGCTTCAAGTTCTATAGACAGGGCAATAGACAACAATCTATCAACTCATTGGGAAACAGGAAAGCCAAACAGCGAAATATTTAAAAATGAAGTTGTAATAGAGTTTAATAATTTAGAAACCATAGATAGAATAGCTTATGCTACAAGACAAGATGGTGCAAAAGGTAAAGGATTTCCGAATGCATTTGAAGTTTATTCATCAATTACAGGAAAAGATGAAGATTTTAAATTAGTATCAACAGGTAGTCATTCAACTACTGGAGATATGATGGAATTTAAATTTGATACCATAACTACTAAAAAAGTTAAATTTGTATTCAAAGAAGCAAATCAAGGATGGGCAAGTGCATCTGAATTTTGGTTTTATAAAGAAGATAAAATAATAGATAAATTAAGTCAAATATTTAAAGATGATAATATGAATCAAGTATCAGAAGAATTTAATACAATGGAAAAATTAAATGCTTTTGAAGAAGAAGCTAAAACTCATCCTTTATATAATAATTTTAGAGAAGATATAGAAAATGCAAAATTAATATTAGAAAATAGAGATGTTAATTTTGTAAATGCTAAAGTGTCACCATTTATAAACTTTGGAGATGTAAGATTACCTAAATATGATAGTTCATTTAAAGTATCATCAGATAAAATAGCAAGTATAACAACAAATGGTGGCCATTATGGATCAAGTAATATAGAAAAAGCTATAGATTCAGACGTAAATACATCTTGGCACTCAGGTAAACAAAATAGCGATACGCATACAAATGAAGTTATATTAACGTTAGATAAAGTAACTACATTAAATAGAATAGTATATACTGCACCTCAAAGTACATATAGAGGGTTTGCAGAAAGTTTTGATATATATGCATCAACTACATCAAAAGGGGATACTTTCAAACTAGTAAGTAGTGGGGTAGCATCAAAAACTAAAGACTCTGTAGAAATAAAGTTTAATCCAACAGAATTTAGAAGAGTTAAGTTTGTATTCAAAAAAGGATATGAAAACTGGGCATTAGCATCAGAGTTTGGTCTATATTACCAAGATGAAGTAAAAGACAAGGTAGAAGACTTATTTACAAACAATTTATATAATGAGTTAAAGAAAGAGTATAATTCTATAGAAGTTATAGAAAAGCTTGAAAAAGAAGCAAATAATCATCCTTTAAAAGATACTCTTATTGAAAAAATCAATATAGCAAAAGATATATTAAATAATAAACAGCAAACTATAAAGATTGTAGAAGCAGAGCAACATGGAAATATGGAAAAGCATGCACGAGAAACTTTAAAATTTGGATTTGGAAGTAATAATCAACCAACAGGTGTCTTAGCTAAGCCAGGAGATAAGTTAGTTGTATATGTAGAGGCAGAACAAGGTAAACCACTACCTAAAATCTTCTTCTCTCAACAAGAAGGTAGCTGGGCTAGTTGGGGAAGAACTGTTGATTTAAAACCAGGTAAAAATATAATAACTGTACCTAAGGTATCTCAGGAAGCGAATTATGGTCATAAGGTTGTATCAGGAGGGCCAGTATATTTAATAAATCCATATACTGAGCAAGAACAAGGAAAAGCTCCAATTATAAGGTTTGAAAGTGGAGCAGAATTATTCCCATACTTTGATGAAAACACTAATGAAAAAGAGTTCATAGGATTCTTAAAAGAGTATAAATCAAAGGTGGATGCCGATATTAAAGCAAATCCAGATGTAGCTAATAGACAAGTAATAGATACATTTGAGTTTAAAACAGAGCATATGTTTTTCACAGGTACAGCAAGTGGAGCTTATGAGGCTTATATTAATAAAGGGGTTAAGCCACTTGATACTATAAAGTCATGGAACAATTACATGAAAGTGCTATTTAAATATTATGGATTAGATGGAAATAATGAATATGATGATCCTAAATATATAAGAGAAAATATAAGACTTGCTCAACCTTGGGGATATATGTATGCAGCAGGGGATCATATAGGGGTTCAAGGTGATGTCATGACTAAATTATGTATACCATTTGAAGATAGAAATAGTTCTAACTGGGGTATAAGTCATGAGATTGGCCATAGAATGGATATGCAAAAAAGACTTTATGGTGAGTCAACTAATAATATGTTAGCTTTATACATGGATTATTATTATGATTTACAGCCAGGTAATTCTGTACCTTATGAAAAGATATACGAAAATGTAATGAGCGAAAATTCTAATGAGTTTGTAACTGGTGAATATTTTGAAAGAATCGCACCGTTTTGGCAGTTAGAATTATACTATCCTGGTTATTGGGCAGAATTTAATAGCTATTACAGAGAAAGAGATAAAGATATAACTATATTATCAGGAGATAAGCAAGAAGAAAGCAAAACTAAGCACATAGTAGAGTTTTCATCAGAGATACTAGGAGTAGATTTAAGTGAATACTTTGCTAGACATGGATTCCCTGTAACTGATGAAGTTAAATCTGAAATGGCCGCTAAGTATAAAAAACCTGATAAAAAACTTTGGTACTTAAATGATAAATTGGTTAAATATAATGGACAAGGTTTTGTAGATGGAGTACAAACTAAATTAAATTTAAGTAGTGAAAATGAAAAAATAAAATTAAAATTTAGTGTAACTGAAAATGGAAAAGATGACTTACTTGGATATGAAATACTTAAAAATGGAGAAGTAATAGGATTTACTGAAAAAGAATACTTTGTTGATGAAGCTAGTGATTTAACTAAAAATGATAAGTATACAGTTATAGCTTATGATAGAAGGTTAAATACTAATTCACCAGTTACTTTAAATTCACAAGGACCAAACTTAATAGTTAATCAAAATAATATAACAATTAAGTTAAATGAAGAGTTTAACCCATCAGATTACTTTACAGCTACTGATTATAACGGAAATAATATCAAGTCAGATGTAAAGATAATAAAAAATAATATAAATACTAATAAGCATGGAGAATATGATTTAGTATTAGAAGTTGAAAGTAATGGTTGCAAAATAATAGAAAATATAAAAGTAAATGTAGTAAGTAATTATGAATATTTATCTGATTTAGAAGTGGTTTCTTCAAAGGTAGGATATGGTAAGCTAGAAAAAGATAAATCACCAGATGGAAGAACTATAACTTTATTAAACAATGGAAACAACATTACATACAAAAAGGGTATAGGTGCTCATGCAAACTCTGAAGTTGTATATAATGTAGAAAATAAAGGATATGATTATTTTGAAAGTAACATAGGAATAGATCAATCTAGAAAAGGTAAAAATTCATCTGCAACATTTGAAGTATACGTAGATGGAGAAAAGAAATATAGTAGTAAAACATTTAAAGCTGATACAAATGTTGAACATATAAAAGTAGATATAAAGGGTGCTAAAGAAGTAAAACTTGTAACAACAGATGCTAATGATAGTAACTCTAATGATCATACAATATGGGGAGAAGCTAAATTTACTACTAATAACTCTAAGCCAAGCTTAACAATACCTGAATCAATAGCTACTAAAATTGGAGAACCTATAAATATAAATGAAGAATTTAGTGCTATTGATGTAGAAGATGGAGACATAACTAAAAAAGTAGAAGTAACTGGAGAAATTGATTTTAATAAATCAGGTAAATACATTCAAACATATAAGGTATCAGATAGTAATGGAAATGAAGTTACTAAAACTAGAGCTATATATGTTGTAAATATGGAAGATAGTGAATACTTAAGTGACTATAATTGGAAATCAGCAAATATTGGTTGGTCAAGTATAAAAAAAGACAAGGCAGTAAGTGGAAATGCTATAAGGCTTACAAATGTAGATAATAAAGAAGTATCATACCAAAAAGGTATAGGAACTCATGCAACATCAAATATTATTTATGATTTAACTGATATAGATGCATCATACTTTACTTCATATATTGGAGTAGATAGACAAATGTTTGGAACTGTTGGTTCTGTGGAATTTAAAGTACTATTAGATGGCAAGGAAGTTTATACTAGTGGTTTAATGAAATCAAAAGATGTCCAAAAGTATGTAGAAATTAACATTGCAGGATCTAAAGAACTAAAATTAGTTGTAACTGATGGTAACAATGGAATAGGTTCAGACCATGCTAACTGGGCAGATGCCAAACTTCACTTTGCAAAAGAAGGAACATCTAATGAAGTTGTTAATTAA
- a CDS encoding nucleotide pyrophosphohydrolase, with translation MDRYEEIRKSIINFRDERDWKQFHNPKDIAISLNIEAGELLECFQWKSNHDIEEILKSSKRESIEDEIADVANYLILLCNELDVDLFDAVERKIEKNRVKYPVDEFKGSSKKYNE, from the coding sequence ATGGACAGATATGAAGAAATAAGAAAGAGCATTATTAATTTTAGAGATGAAAGAGATTGGAAGCAATTTCATAATCCAAAAGATATAGCAATATCATTAAATATAGAAGCTGGAGAATTACTAGAATGTTTTCAATGGAAAAGTAATCATGATATTGAAGAAATTTTAAAAAGTAGTAAGAGAGAATCTATAGAAGATGAAATAGCTGATGTAGCTAATTATTTAATACTTTTATGTAATGAATTAGATGTAGATCTTTTTGATGCTGTGGAAAGAAAGATAGAAAAAAATAGAGTAAAGTATCCAGTAGACGAATTTAAAGGAAGCTCAAAAAAATATAATGAGTAA
- a CDS encoding GNAT family N-acetyltransferase has product MNNIKINKLSANDNIPYDLLYLADPSIESVNECIARGDCYIAYKNNELVGAYILIKTRPSTLELVNIAVCEEYQGHGIGKKLLHSAIDIAKKSNSKTLEVGTGNSSISQLAFYQRCGFRIVGIDRDFFKKHYKEKIVENGIECIDMIRLSIDL; this is encoded by the coding sequence ATGAATAATATTAAAATTAATAAACTATCTGCAAATGATAACATTCCATATGATTTGCTGTATCTAGCAGATCCATCTATTGAATCTGTCAATGAATGTATAGCCAGAGGGGATTGTTATATTGCGTACAAGAATAACGAACTTGTAGGTGCATATATTTTAATAAAAACACGACCATCAACATTAGAACTTGTAAACATTGCGGTTTGTGAAGAATATCAAGGACATGGTATAGGCAAAAAATTGTTACATAGTGCTATTGATATAGCCAAGAAATCAAATTCTAAGACTTTAGAAGTTGGAACAGGAAACTCTAGTATATCTCAACTAGCTTTTTATCAAAGATGTGGTTTTAGAATAGTTGGTATAGACAGAGACTTTTTTAAAAAACACTATAAAGAAAAGATTGTAGAAAATGGCATTGAATGTATAGATATGATTAGATTGAGTATAGATTTATAA
- a CDS encoding TIGR00266 family protein, which yields MNSEKFELLCQGDSRILKIYAHRGEVYIVEAGSMVAMTPSFDLNVKAGGIGKMFGRWMSGESALLQEYTALDDGELLLAPTASGDITKIDLDGSKSLRISNGNFLACTEGIDLETKARIKGILGSGEGIFGLRAKGVGTLFVNSCGSIYKINLTEGQEYIVDSSHLVLWDDDMEYSTELACKGVASSFFSGEGFVARFKGPGEILIQTRNPVVLSQNG from the coding sequence ATGAACAGTGAAAAATTTGAACTATTATGCCAAGGAGACAGTAGAATACTTAAAATATATGCACACAGAGGTGAAGTATATATAGTAGAAGCAGGATCTATGGTTGCAATGACACCAAGCTTTGATTTAAATGTAAAAGCAGGTGGAATAGGAAAAATGTTTGGAAGATGGATGTCTGGAGAAAGTGCATTGCTTCAAGAATACACAGCTTTGGATGATGGAGAACTATTATTAGCACCTACAGCATCAGGCGATATAACTAAGATTGATTTAGATGGAAGCAAGAGTTTAAGAATAAGTAACGGTAACTTTCTAGCTTGTACTGAAGGTATAGATTTAGAAACAAAAGCAAGAATAAAAGGTATATTAGGTAGTGGAGAAGGAATATTTGGGCTTAGGGCCAAAGGTGTTGGAACATTATTTGTAAATTCTTGTGGTTCAATATATAAGATAAACCTTACAGAAGGACAAGAATACATAGTAGATTCTAGCCATTTAGTTTTATGGGATGATGATATGGAATACTCAACAGAACTAGCATGTAAAGGGGTAGCGTCATCATTTTTTAGTGGAGAAGGTTTTGTAGCTAGATTCAAAGGTCCAGGTGAAATATTAATTCAAACTAGAAATCCTGTAGTTTTATCTCAAAATGGCTAA
- a CDS encoding metallophosphoesterase — protein sequence MKRKKGLLCASILLTLILPGCSKKQVDVNVLATTDLHSLVPQAMVEYVDSERKKDANITVVDAGDFFDIKDPKMQTWFRSKELYDDKGKVYSREGEPPVVKEMYQLKYDAIALGNHEFISNNKSTLDELISHYEKNNMPILSANTYKTNGDNYTKPYIIKKIKTDEGTIKLGILGLTIKEVNDEGSRDLKDMPSYKNQLYMNDLVEDAKKWTKIMKEKEKSDIIVAVAHSGEKPKKPRHPGNRIQDLAQDVEGIDAIVAGHTHVAFEQHDYKNKNGEDVIVTQPGKHGECISKINFKVENKDGGWKVIDKDSSIVKFQ from the coding sequence ATGAAAAGGAAAAAAGGATTATTATGCGCATCTATATTATTGACATTAATATTACCAGGATGTAGCAAAAAACAAGTAGATGTTAATGTATTAGCAACTACAGATTTACATAGCCTAGTGCCACAAGCAATGGTAGAGTATGTAGATAGTGAAAGAAAAAAAGATGCAAATATAACTGTAGTTGATGCAGGGGATTTTTTTGATATTAAAGACCCTAAGATGCAAACGTGGTTTAGATCAAAAGAACTGTACGATGATAAAGGGAAAGTATATTCAAGAGAAGGAGAACCTCCAGTTGTAAAAGAAATGTATCAATTAAAATATGACGCTATAGCTCTTGGAAACCATGAGTTTATATCAAATAACAAATCTACATTAGATGAACTAATATCACATTATGAAAAAAATAATATGCCTATACTGTCAGCAAATACATATAAAACTAATGGAGATAATTACACCAAACCATATATTATAAAAAAAATTAAAACAGATGAAGGAACTATAAAATTAGGTATTTTAGGACTTACAATTAAAGAAGTTAATGATGAAGGGTCAAGAGACTTAAAAGACATGCCATCTTATAAAAATCAATTGTACATGAATGATTTGGTAGAAGATGCTAAAAAATGGACTAAAATAATGAAGGAAAAAGAAAAATCAGATATAATAGTCGCAGTAGCACACAGTGGAGAAAAACCTAAAAAACCTAGACATCCAGGTAATAGAATTCAAGACTTAGCTCAAGATGTAGAGGGAATTGATGCAATAGTTGCAGGTCATACTCATGTAGCATTTGAACAACATGATTATAAAAATAAAAATGGTGAAGATGTAATAGTAACACAGCCTGGAAAGCATGGAGAATGTATATCTAAAATTAATTTTAAAGTTGAAAATAAAGATGGGGGCTGGAAAGTGATAGACAAAGATAGTAGTATAGTTAAATTTCAATAA
- a CDS encoding dihydrofolate reductase family protein, protein MNGKIILNLAMSLDGYIADEQGGYEWIVGDGNSTLNTENKWDHNKFLEGIDIVVMGRKCYDQGFHKDFKDIDVYIATSQDMDDYENYHFIGTDILKTIIELRDEGKKIYLFGGGGVIDNFTKADIIDEYIIGIIPTILGKGRKLFLENNPKIDLKLNYYSVEDGIVVMKYLKRNK, encoded by the coding sequence ATGAATGGAAAAATAATATTAAACTTAGCAATGAGTTTAGATGGATATATAGCAGATGAACAAGGTGGATATGAGTGGATAGTTGGAGACGGCAACTCTACACTTAATACAGAAAATAAATGGGATCATAATAAATTTTTAGAAGGAATTGATATTGTGGTTATGGGAAGAAAGTGCTATGATCAAGGATTTCATAAGGACTTTAAAGATATAGATGTATACATAGCAACTTCACAAGATATGGATGATTATGAGAATTATCATTTTATAGGAACAGATATACTAAAGACTATAATTGAGTTAAGAGATGAAGGTAAAAAGATATACTTATTTGGCGGAGGTGGAGTAATAGATAACTTTACTAAAGCTGATATTATAGATGAATATATTATTGGAATCATACCTACTATTTTAGGTAAAGGAAGAAAACTATTTTTAGAAAATAATCCTAAAATAGATTTAAAACTTAATTATTACTCAGTTGAAGATGGCATTGTAGTTATGAAATATTTAAAAAGAAATAAATAA
- a CDS encoding YkgJ family cysteine cluster protein translates to MRSTNILDEISDGKLYDIEDIVKADTCGCNGCNDCCCDVGELVVLTPFDIYEMVSYLGVEFDKLIGNKIELRKNNKISLPYLKMQDNNKKCSFLNEEGRCMIHSKRPNICRLFPLGRAYQDDTFKYFLQVGNCPKEDLKDVKVKEWVGIENYDENKVFILEWHKFIKALGFRLKFVRDEKELEEINEILLDSFYRVKVGEGENFYSVFFKDLPMIKNRLGII, encoded by the coding sequence ATGAGATCTACAAATATACTAGATGAAATTTCTGATGGGAAATTATATGATATAGAAGATATAGTAAAAGCAGATACATGTGGTTGTAATGGATGTAATGATTGCTGTTGTGATGTTGGAGAATTAGTAGTGCTTACACCTTTTGATATATATGAAATGGTAAGCTATTTAGGTGTTGAGTTTGATAAACTGATAGGAAATAAGATTGAGTTACGTAAAAATAATAAAATATCATTACCATACTTAAAGATGCAGGATAATAATAAAAAGTGTAGCTTTTTAAACGAAGAAGGCAGATGTATGATTCACTCTAAACGTCCAAATATTTGCCGTTTATTCCCTCTTGGCAGAGCATACCAAGATGATACTTTTAAGTACTTTTTACAGGTAGGAAACTGTCCTAAAGAAGATTTAAAAGATGTTAAGGTAAAAGAGTGGGTAGGAATTGAAAACTATGATGAAAATAAAGTATTTATTTTAGAGTGGCATAAGTTTATTAAGGCACTAGGTTTCCGTTTAAAGTTTGTTAGAGATGAAAAAGAACTTGAAGAAATTAATGAAATTCTATTAGACAGTTTTTATCGTGTAAAAGTAGGAGAAGGAGAGAATTTCTACTCTGTATTCTTTAAAGACTTACCTATGATAAAAAATAGATTAGGAATTATATAG